A genomic region of Raphanus sativus cultivar WK10039 chromosome 6, ASM80110v3, whole genome shotgun sequence contains the following coding sequences:
- the LOC108838896 gene encoding germin-like protein subfamily 1 member 7 produces the protein MDRLLRFLVAKVILLALASSFVSCYDPSPLQDFCVAVDDVNGVFVNGKFCKDPKYVKAEDFFTSGLNIAGNTMNRVGSNVTNVNVDRIHGLNTLGVSLVRIDFAPGGQNPPHTHPRATEILVLVEGTLLVGFVTSNQDNNRLFSKVLYPGDVFVFPIGMIHFQVNIGRTNAVAFAGLGSQNPGTITIADAVFGSTPLIMPEILAKAFQLDVNVVRFLEARFSSKYDHHY, from the exons atggataGGCTTCTTCGCTTCCTTGTAGCCAAAGTCATCTTATTGGCTTTAGCATCTTCGTTTGTATCTTGTTACGACCCAAGTCCTCTTCAAGACTTTTGTGTTGCCGTCGATGACGTTAATGGCG TTTTCGTGAACGGAAAATTCTGCAAAGACCCAAAATACGTGAAGGCCGAGGATTTCTTTACTTCCGGACTGAACATCGCCGGAAACACCATGAACCGCGTCGGTTCCAACGTTACCAACGTCAACGTAGACAGAATCCACGGACTCAACACTCTCGGAGTCTCTCTTGTTCGTATTGACTTTGCCCCGGGGGGTCAAAACCCGCCACACACGCATCCACGAGCCACGGAGATCCTCGTCCTTGTTGAAGGAACGCTTTTAGTAGGGTTTGTAACATCAAACCAAGACAACAACAGATTGTTCTCGAAGGTTCTTTATCCTGGGGATGTGTTTGTGTTTCCCATCGGGATGATCCATTTCCAAGTGAACATTGGGAGAACGAACGCGGTTGCGTTTGCTGGTCTCGGAAGCCAAAACCCCGGTACGATCACAATCGCAGACGCGGTTTTTGGTTCAACGCCTTTGATAATGCCGGAGATTCTGGCTAAAGCGTTTCAGCTGGATGTGAACGTGGTTAGGTTTCTCGAAGCAAGGTTTTCTTCTAAGTACGATCATCattattaa
- the LOC108810710 gene encoding germin-like protein subfamily 2 member 3, giving the protein MATSIIHLFVTTLLVAAHTAFAESNMLQDFCVADLKGEKVNGYPCKDPAQVTPEDFYYTGLANGASTTNTTLGSAVTSGNVEKIPGLNTLGVSMSRVDYAPGGLNPPHLHPRASEAIFVLEGRLFVGFLTTTGKLISRHINKGDVFVFPRALLHFQQNPNNAPASVLAAFDSQNSGAQGVGPTLFGANPPIPDDLLAKAFYLEPQEVQKVKGKFPAKK; this is encoded by the exons ATGGCAACTTCCATAATCCATCTTTTTGTTACCACCTTGCTCGTGGCCGCCCACACGGCCTTTGCCGAATCAAACATGCTCCAAGATTTTTGTGTTGCTGATCTCAAGG GTGAGAAAGTCAACGGATACCCTTGCAAAGACCCAGCACAAGTAACACCAGAGGACTTCTACTACACAGGCTTAGCCAATGGTGCATCCACCACCAACACCACATTGGGCTCAGCCGTTACAAGTGGCAACGTTGAGAAAATCCCTGGCCTCAACACTTTGGGTGTCTCCATGTCTCGGGTCGACTACGCACCAGGCGGACTCAACCCGCCACATCTTCACCCCAGAGCTTCAGAAGCCATATTCGTCCTCGAAGGACGTCTCTTTGTCGGATTCTTGACAACCACTGGAAAACTCATCTCCAGACACATCAACAAAGGAGACGTCTTTGTGTTCCCCAGAGCTCTCCTCCATTTCCAGCAGAACCCTAACAATGCTCCTGCTTCCGTGCTCGCTGCTTTCGATAGTCAGAATTCGGGAGCTCAAGGTGTTGGACCGACTCTGTTTGGTGCTAACCCTCCGATTCCTGATGACTTGCTTGCCAAGGCGTTCTATTTAGAACCACAGGAGGTTCAGAAGGTTAAGGGTAAATTCCCAGCCAAGAAATAA
- the LOC108813651 gene encoding T-complex protein 1 subunit gamma — translation MNAPVLVLKDSLKRESGTKVHHGNIQASKAVADIIRTTLGPRSMLKMLLDAGGGIVVTNDGNAILRELDVAHPAAKSMIELSRTQDEEVGDGTTSVIVLAGEMLHVAEAFIEKSYHPTVICRAYNKALEDAIAVLDKIAMTIDVNDRGTVLGLVKSCIGTKFTSQFGDLIADLAIDATTTVGVDLGQGLREVDIKKYIKVEKVPGGQLEDSKVLKGVMFNKDVVAPGKMKRKIVNPRIILLDCPLEYKKGENQTNAELVREEDWEILLKLEEEYIENICVQILKFKPDLVITEKGLSDLACHYFSKAGVSAIRRLRKTDNNRIAKACGAVIVNRPDELQESDVGTGAGLFEVKKIGDDFFAFVVDCKEPKACTVLLRGPSKDLLNEVERNLQDAMSVSRNIIKNPKLVPGGGATELTVSATLKQKSATIEGIEKWPYEAAAIAFEAIPRTLAQNCGVNVIRTMTALQGKHANGENAWTGIDGNTGAIADMKESKIWDAYNVKAQTFKTAIEAACMLLRIDDIVSGIKKKQAPGAGPSKPTIETEGDADNEQILPD, via the exons ATGAACGCTCCGGTTCTCGTTCTCA AGGACTCTTTGAAACGTGAATCTGGAACGAAGGTTCACCATGGTAACATTCAAGCTTCCAag GCTGTGGCTGATATCATCCGCACCACATTGGGTCCTCGCTCTATGTTGAAGATGCTTCTTGATGCTGGTGGAG GAATTGTTGTTACCAATGATGGGAATGCTATTTTGCGTGAACTAGATGTTGCTCACCCTGCAGCTAAG TCGATGATTGAGCTGAGCCGCACACAGGACGAAGAAGTCGGTGATGGGACTACATCTGTTATTGTTCTTG CTGGTGAAATGTTACATGTTGCCGAAGCTTTCATTGAAAAGAGTTACCATCCTACAGTCATATGCCGAG CTTACAATAAGGCTCTAGAGGATGCTATCGCTGTTCTTGACAAGATTGCCATGACAATCGATGTGAATGACC GTGGAACAGTACTAGGATTAGTCAAGAGCTGCATAGGAACAAAATTCACCAGCCAGTTTGGAGATCTAATTGCT GATTTGGCTATTGACGCCACAACTACTGTTGGTGTTGATCTTGGACAAGGATTGAGGGAAGTGGATATCAAAAAATACATCAAGGTTGAGAAGGTTCCTGGTGGCCAGTTGGAAGACTCCAAAGTTCTCAAAGGAGTCATGTTCAACAAAGACGTAGTTGCTCCTGGTAAAATGAAGAGAAAGATCGTCAACCCACGGATTATTCTTCTCGACTGTCCCCTCGAGTACAAGAAAGGTGAAAACCAAACAAATGCCGAGTTGGTCAGAGAAGAGGACTGGGAAATTCTGCTGAAACTCGAAGAGGAGTACATCGAGAACATCTGCGTGCAAATACTAAAGTTCAAACCGGATCTGGTCATCACAGAGAAGGGACTCAGTGACTTGGCATGTCACTACTTCAGTAAAGCTGGAGTTAGTGCGATTCGGAGGCTGAGAAAGACGGATAACAACAGAATCGCTAAGGCGTGTGGTGCTGTGATTGTGAACAGGCCTGACGAACTTCAAGAGTCTGATGTTGGTACTGGCGCTGGCTTGTTTGAGGTCAAGAAAATAGGAGATGATTTCTTTGCCTTCGTTGTTGATTGCAAAGAACCCAAAGCATGCACTGTGCTCTTAAGAGGACCAAGTAAAGATCTTCTCAACGAAGTTGAAAGAAATCTTCAG GATGCCATGTCTGTTTCAAGAAACATCATCAAGAACCCAAAGCTTGTTCCTGGTGGAGGAGCCACTGAATTAACCGTTTCCGCCACTTTAAAACAGAAGAGTGCAACGATTGAAGGAATCGAAAAG TGGCCTTATGAAGCAGCTGCTATAGCTTTTGAGGCTATTCCGCGTACTCTAGCACAGAACTGTGGAGTTAACGTGATCAGAACTATGACAGCACTGCAAGGAAAG cATGCAAATGGTGAGAATGCCTGGACTGGAATCGATGGAAACACTGGTGCAATAGCTGACATGAAAGAGAGCAAG ATATGGGATGCGTACAATGTGAAGGCTCAAACGTTTAAGACAGCGATTGAAGCGGCGTGTATGCTTCTGAGGATTGATGATATAGTGAGTGGTATCAAGAAGAAGCAAGCTCCAGGAGCTGGACCTTCAAAGCCTACCATTGAGACAGAAGGAGATGCAGACAACGAGCAAATACTTCCTGACTAG